Proteins encoded in a region of the Lysobacterales bacterium genome:
- a CDS encoding diguanylate cyclase, whose product MRTLPLLSVLLLPAALVAQPTEERWAGDPLAPAAPVEIAAPLQARLVEAERLAASGDFAMAGTVLKEASGLAAAGSAEIDAVDRVSAQIEFRRGRYPEALALQRGILERASRRGDTASVARAETDIAILLRRQGDLSPALSGFERALNLYRQLKDNDGIADVLTHIGLIRLNQGLYSTSLESLRESLKLQQAGAKAEIERTYHYLGLLYAGLREYETARTFLDRGLAEARRLADPSREAPLLGSMARTANLAGSHSEALTLALEAERLAERLGSPPGQAYALLENGRAKLGLNKLDEAREALLRGAAVAERLGQRSTLARYRATLAEVAARQDRPEEALALWQQALPEFKSGDDQPQLLDSYKLMVPLLRAQGEETRALDIAMESLALQEQLAGLDMNRRVAVMESAYRAQEAERQIELLQRDLEIQALKLRQESLGRWLATFGVLSLLVIAGLLGFRYRESRRLGRQLFEANAELERNREALALANVELEKRAEALAHAASIDPLTGIANRRAFVERFEVHWADAMSRHTPLSIALIDVDHFKRINDTQGHAVGDSVLCALANTLQGLLRAGTLLARWGGEEFVVLIPGANAQAAAGLAERLRAAVENLRREDLPPITISVGVASLSGRTRLRPEGLFDEADGALYAAKTAGRNRVVVVADPAPEGAEPG is encoded by the coding sequence TTGCGAACGCTGCCACTGCTGAGCGTGCTGCTGCTTCCTGCTGCCTTGGTGGCGCAGCCGACCGAAGAACGCTGGGCCGGCGATCCGCTGGCGCCGGCCGCGCCGGTGGAGATCGCCGCGCCCCTGCAGGCGCGTCTGGTCGAAGCCGAACGACTGGCGGCCAGCGGCGATTTCGCCATGGCGGGCACCGTGCTGAAGGAAGCCTCCGGGCTTGCCGCCGCGGGCTCCGCCGAGATCGACGCGGTCGATCGCGTCTCCGCGCAGATCGAGTTCCGTCGCGGTCGCTACCCCGAGGCGCTGGCGCTGCAGCGCGGCATCCTGGAGCGCGCCAGCCGCCGCGGAGACACCGCGAGCGTGGCCCGCGCCGAGACCGACATCGCCATCCTGCTGCGCCGCCAGGGCGATCTGTCGCCCGCGCTGTCGGGCTTCGAGCGTGCCTTGAACCTCTACCGCCAGCTCAAGGACAACGACGGCATCGCCGATGTGCTGACCCACATCGGCCTGATCCGGCTGAATCAGGGCCTGTACTCGACCTCGCTGGAGTCGCTGCGGGAGAGTCTCAAATTGCAGCAGGCCGGCGCCAAGGCCGAGATCGAGCGCACCTACCACTACCTTGGCCTGCTCTACGCCGGCCTGCGCGAGTACGAAACCGCGCGCACCTTTCTCGACCGCGGCCTGGCCGAGGCGCGGCGCTTGGCCGACCCCTCGCGCGAGGCGCCGCTGCTCGGCAGCATGGCGCGCACCGCCAACCTCGCGGGCAGCCACAGCGAGGCGCTGACCCTGGCCTTGGAGGCGGAGCGCCTGGCCGAGCGCCTGGGCAGCCCGCCGGGACAGGCCTACGCCCTGCTGGAGAACGGTCGCGCCAAGCTTGGCCTCAACAAGCTGGACGAAGCGCGCGAGGCCCTGCTGCGCGGTGCGGCGGTGGCCGAGCGCCTGGGCCAGCGCAGCACGCTGGCCCGCTATCGGGCAACGCTGGCCGAAGTGGCGGCCCGCCAGGACCGCCCCGAGGAAGCGCTGGCGCTGTGGCAGCAGGCCCTGCCCGAGTTCAAGAGCGGCGATGACCAGCCGCAGCTGCTCGACAGCTACAAGCTGATGGTGCCGCTGCTGCGCGCGCAGGGCGAGGAAACCCGCGCCCTCGATATCGCGATGGAAAGCCTGGCCCTGCAGGAGCAATTGGCCGGCCTCGACATGAACCGCCGCGTTGCGGTGATGGAAAGCGCCTACCGCGCGCAGGAGGCCGAACGTCAGATCGAGCTGCTGCAGCGCGATCTGGAGATCCAGGCGCTGAAGCTGCGGCAGGAGTCGCTGGGCCGCTGGCTGGCCACCTTCGGCGTGCTCAGCCTGCTGGTGATCGCGGGTCTTCTGGGTTTCCGCTATCGCGAAAGCCGGCGTCTGGGCCGCCAGCTGTTCGAGGCGAACGCCGAGCTGGAGCGCAATCGCGAAGCGCTCGCTCTGGCCAATGTCGAGCTGGAAAAGCGCGCCGAGGCGCTGGCGCATGCGGCCAGCATCGATCCGCTGACCGGCATCGCCAATCGGCGCGCCTTTGTCGAGCGCTTCGAGGTGCACTGGGCCGATGCGATGAGCCGGCACACGCCGCTGTCGATCGCCCTCATTGATGTCGACCACTTCAAGCGCATCAATGACACCCAGGGCCACGCGGTGGGCGACAGCGTGCTGTGCGCGCTGGCCAATACTCTGCAGGGCCTGCTGCGCGCCGGCACCTTGCTGGCGCGCTGGGGCGGCGAGGAGTTCGTGGTGCTGATCCCGGGCGCCAACGCGCAGGCCGCCGCCGGGCTCGCCGAGCGCTTGCGCGCGGCGGTCGAGAACCTGCGCCGCGAGGATCTGCCGCCGATCACCATCAGCGTTGGCGTCGCCTCGCTGTCCGGCCGCACGCGCCTGCGTCCCGAGGGCCTGTTCGACGAGGCCGATGGCGCGCTCTATGCCGCCAAGACTGCCGGCCGCAATCGCGTGGTGGTGGTGGCCGACCCGGCGCCGGAGGGCGCGGAGCCGGGCTGA
- a CDS encoding PAS domain S-box protein — protein sequence MHAFFLFRDGAPTPLLVGTHDPGLVGLAIFVALLSAVLALPLARSAIGTQGLAQRELPLAAAAVAFGGGVWAMHFIAMLAFELCTPVRYAVLPTLLSILPAVLATRAAFGLISREQVSTAQIHLAGSLLAVGIGLMHFTGMAAMRMTPLLRYDLPWFVATLVLAVLFSTLGLWLEVRLRDGARLPSRWALLLSACVIGGAICIAHFVGMASARFIGEVDPAYTPGSGGQFGMAMAVAAVVIGGVLVVAGVHSLTRYRALARRANEDEARMRAIVDTAVDAILTADADGRIQSFNRGAERLFGWSEKEVLGRHLRRLIPPPLFDPLMVEFRRLLQTGQPQVLGEGGELQALTRDGSLRPVRVSMGRADTPGRPLFVAFVKDMSERQALSDSLREQERLTRTLIANLPGVAFRCRNDAQWSMLFVSDGVEPLTGWPAEAFLSGETSFGRILHPDDAPRCRDSVEAALAENRPWVGLEYRILRADGSERWVSETSRGVFDEQGQLQWIDGVIFDITENKRRKAELASLVAAIDRALALVEFDLQGRIRHANQNFLNLTGYRLEELEGQTYRSLRGAQDGEATDPEPWAALARGEVVRSHLALRTRAGRTLWLRLAFNPIFDADGRPSHVVLFCVDLTSLRELESSLREAKERAEQGAAAKSAFLANMSHEIRTPMNAILGFAELLLDTPLQEDQRRHLGTVRNSARSLLGLLNDILDTAKLERGAVEIEDTDYDLRELCEQVAASLRINAERKQLGLHLDWDDGLPRFFRGDPTRLQQVLVNLLGNAVKFTEAGEVRLQVGRRGERLCLAVLDTGIGIEAQRLERIFEPFAQADASMTRRFGGTGLGTTIARQLVELMGGCIEVESTPGRGSCFRVLLPLRAGEAPAAVEQDALPALPPLDLLVVDDVAQNLELMQLVLGRMGHRIRTARNGEEALAVLAGARFDAVLMDMHMPVLDGLAATAALRERERAAGAARTPVLALTASVLEEDRRAARAAGMDGFCVKPLEPHALVRELVRVLGLRVHGPETAVERSTGSHHEVVDWVRGVALWGGEAALIQAARRFCDEAEAALALTASPDLALAHRLHGTAANLGLSDFAMLAGALEAALRDAPERVSALDVEGLRAALGRVRAELDAEAAPEEEAGRGVDVPRARAALQALARGLVHGELDEPALSALADSLPIAQRRPLLDALEGFDFARAAFEIDRLDGQLAALEDTDR from the coding sequence ATGCACGCATTCTTTCTTTTCCGCGACGGCGCGCCGACGCCGCTGCTGGTGGGCACCCATGACCCGGGCCTGGTCGGCCTGGCGATTTTCGTCGCTCTGCTGTCGGCAGTGCTGGCCCTGCCCCTGGCCCGCAGCGCGATCGGTACGCAGGGGCTGGCGCAGCGCGAACTGCCCTTGGCCGCCGCCGCGGTCGCGTTCGGCGGCGGTGTCTGGGCCATGCACTTCATCGCGATGCTGGCCTTCGAGCTGTGCACGCCGGTGCGCTATGCCGTGCTGCCCACCCTGCTGTCGATCCTGCCCGCCGTGCTTGCCACTCGGGCGGCGTTCGGCCTGATCAGTCGCGAGCAGGTCAGCACCGCCCAGATCCACCTGGCCGGCAGCCTGCTGGCGGTGGGAATCGGACTCATGCATTTCACCGGCATGGCCGCCATGCGGATGACGCCGCTGCTGCGCTACGACCTGCCCTGGTTTGTCGCCACCCTGGTGCTGGCCGTGCTGTTCAGCACCCTGGGCCTGTGGCTGGAGGTGCGGCTGCGCGACGGCGCCCGTTTGCCGTCGCGGTGGGCCCTGCTGCTCAGCGCCTGCGTCATCGGTGGCGCGATCTGCATCGCCCACTTCGTCGGTATGGCCTCGGCGCGCTTCATCGGCGAGGTGGACCCCGCGTACACGCCGGGTTCGGGCGGACAGTTCGGCATGGCGATGGCGGTGGCGGCGGTGGTGATCGGCGGGGTGCTGGTGGTCGCGGGGGTGCATTCGCTGACCCGCTATCGCGCGCTCGCCCGTCGCGCCAACGAGGATGAGGCGCGGATGCGCGCCATCGTCGACACCGCCGTGGACGCCATCCTGACCGCCGACGCCGACGGCCGTATCCAGAGCTTCAACCGCGGCGCCGAGCGCCTGTTCGGCTGGTCGGAGAAGGAGGTGCTCGGGCGGCACCTGCGCCGGTTGATTCCGCCGCCCCTGTTCGATCCGCTGATGGTCGAGTTCCGGCGCTTGCTGCAGACGGGGCAGCCGCAGGTGCTCGGCGAAGGCGGCGAACTGCAGGCCCTCACCCGTGACGGCAGCCTGCGCCCGGTGCGCGTCTCGATGGGCCGTGCCGATACGCCTGGGCGTCCGCTGTTCGTCGCCTTCGTCAAGGACATGAGCGAGCGGCAGGCCCTGTCCGACAGCCTGCGCGAGCAGGAGCGCCTGACCCGCACCCTGATTGCCAACCTGCCGGGCGTGGCCTTCCGCTGCCGCAACGACGCGCAGTGGTCGATGCTGTTCGTCAGCGATGGCGTCGAGCCGCTGACCGGCTGGCCCGCCGAGGCGTTCTTGAGCGGCGAGACCAGCTTTGGTCGGATCCTCCATCCGGACGATGCGCCGCGCTGCCGCGACAGCGTCGAGGCCGCATTGGCCGAGAACCGCCCTTGGGTGGGCCTCGAGTACCGAATTCTTCGCGCCGACGGCAGCGAGCGCTGGGTCTCCGAGACTTCGCGCGGCGTGTTCGATGAGCAGGGCCAGCTGCAGTGGATCGATGGGGTCATCTTCGACATCACCGAGAACAAGCGCCGCAAGGCCGAGCTGGCCAGTCTGGTCGCGGCCATCGACCGCGCCCTTGCCCTCGTTGAGTTCGACCTGCAGGGGCGGATCCGCCACGCCAACCAGAATTTCCTGAACCTGACCGGCTATCGGCTGGAGGAACTGGAAGGCCAGACCTACCGGTCCCTGCGCGGCGCGCAGGACGGCGAGGCCACCGACCCCGAACCCTGGGCGGCACTGGCGCGGGGCGAGGTGGTGCGCAGCCATCTCGCCCTGCGCACCCGTGCCGGTCGCACGCTGTGGCTGCGGCTTGCGTTCAACCCGATCTTCGACGCCGATGGCCGGCCCTCGCATGTGGTCCTGTTCTGCGTCGACCTGACCTCGCTGCGCGAGCTCGAGTCCAGCCTGCGCGAGGCTAAGGAGCGCGCCGAACAGGGCGCCGCGGCCAAGAGCGCCTTCCTCGCCAACATGAGCCATGAGATCCGCACGCCGATGAACGCGATCCTGGGCTTCGCCGAGCTGCTGCTCGACACCCCGCTGCAGGAAGACCAACGGCGTCACCTCGGCACCGTCCGCAATTCGGCGCGCTCGCTGCTGGGCTTGCTGAACGACATCCTGGACACCGCCAAGCTCGAGCGCGGTGCCGTCGAGATCGAGGACACCGACTATGACCTGCGCGAGCTCTGCGAGCAGGTTGCCGCCTCGCTGCGGATCAACGCCGAGCGCAAGCAGCTCGGTCTGCACCTCGATTGGGATGACGGGCTGCCGCGCTTCTTCCGTGGCGATCCGACGCGGCTGCAGCAGGTGCTGGTCAACCTGCTGGGCAATGCGGTCAAGTTCACCGAAGCCGGCGAGGTCCGGCTGCAGGTCGGACGGCGCGGCGAGCGTCTGTGCCTCGCGGTCCTCGACACCGGCATCGGCATCGAAGCGCAGCGCCTGGAGCGCATCTTCGAGCCCTTCGCGCAGGCCGACGCCTCGATGACACGTCGCTTCGGCGGTACCGGGCTGGGCACCACCATCGCCCGCCAGCTGGTCGAACTGATGGGCGGCTGCATCGAAGTCGAGAGCACGCCCGGCCGCGGCAGCTGTTTCCGCGTGCTGCTGCCGCTGCGCGCGGGCGAGGCGCCCGCCGCCGTCGAGCAGGACGCGCTACCGGCGCTGCCGCCGCTGGATCTGCTGGTGGTCGATGACGTCGCCCAGAACCTCGAGCTCATGCAGCTCGTGCTGGGCCGCATGGGGCATCGCATCCGCACCGCCCGCAATGGCGAGGAAGCCCTGGCCGTGCTGGCGGGCGCGCGCTTCGATGCGGTGCTGATGGACATGCACATGCCGGTGCTCGACGGGTTGGCAGCCACGGCGGCCCTGCGCGAACGCGAGCGCGCCGCAGGCGCCGCGCGGACGCCGGTGCTGGCGCTGACCGCCAGCGTGCTGGAGGAGGATCGCCGGGCCGCGCGCGCGGCCGGGATGGATGGTTTCTGCGTGAAGCCGCTGGAGCCGCACGCCCTGGTCCGCGAGCTGGTGCGGGTGCTGGGGCTGCGCGTACACGGCCCCGAGACCGCGGTCGAGCGCTCGACCGGCAGCCATCACGAGGTGGTCGACTGGGTGCGCGGCGTAGCCCTGTGGGGCGGCGAGGCCGCCCTGATCCAGGCGGCCCGCCGCTTCTGCGACGAGGCCGAGGCGGCGCTCGCGCTCACTGCCAGCCCGGACCTCGCGCTTGCCCACCGGCTGCACGGTACGGCGGCCAACCTCGGCCTCAGCGATTTTGCGATGCTGGCCGGCGCGCTGGAGGCCGCCCTGCGCGACGCGCCCGAGCGCGTGAGCGCGCTCGATGTCGAGGGCCTGCGGGCGGCCCTTGGCCGCGTCCGCGCGGAACTGGATGCCGAAGCCGCGCCCGAAGAGGAGGCCGGGCGTGGCGTGGACGTGCCGCGCGCCCGCGCGGCGCTGCAGGCGCTGGCGCGCGGGCTGGTGCACGGCGAGCTCGATGAGCCGGCGCTGTCCGCGCTGGCGGACAGCCTGCCGATCGCGCAGCGCCGCCCGCTGCTGGACGCGCTGGAGGGCTTCGACTTCGCCCGCGCCGCGTTCGAGATCGACCGTCTCGATGGTCAACTGGCTGCCCTGGAGGACACGGACCGATGA
- a CDS encoding uroporphyrinogen-III synthase has product MRTRIPTSTDVSVTSQPLAGWTLISLRERSQQAAAKRAIEAAGARALALPGLRLQALDAGAALEHALAERPSIALCISPAAVRFLRALAPQIAARVPIGAGVGAGTASALRRAGFVEVLAPQQGGPQISEGLLAHPRLARGAGERVLLVGAPGGRGVLAPELRARGFAVAEVQVYRRGPARLDARHSRAVAAARAPLGLLLSSAEALDNVLAQLPAGALAALRRARVVASSERLLAHAQSLGFTDCVLAAGPQPQALVAALAASAGA; this is encoded by the coding sequence ATGCGCACGCGGATACCCACGAGTACGGACGTTTCGGTCACATCGCAGCCCTTGGCCGGCTGGACCCTGATCAGCTTGCGCGAGCGCAGCCAGCAGGCTGCGGCGAAGCGCGCGATCGAAGCGGCGGGCGCGCGCGCGCTCGCGCTGCCAGGTCTGCGTCTGCAGGCCTTGGATGCGGGCGCGGCGCTCGAACACGCGCTGGCCGAGCGGCCCAGCATCGCGCTGTGCATCAGCCCGGCGGCGGTGCGCTTTCTGCGCGCGCTGGCCCCGCAGATCGCCGCGCGCGTCCCCATCGGCGCCGGCGTGGGTGCGGGGACAGCGTCGGCGCTGCGGCGCGCGGGCTTTGTCGAGGTGTTGGCACCCCAGCAGGGTGGGCCACAGATCAGCGAAGGTCTGCTGGCGCACCCGCGGCTGGCGCGCGGTGCGGGCGAGCGTGTGCTGCTGGTGGGCGCGCCCGGCGGACGCGGGGTGCTGGCGCCCGAGCTGCGCGCACGCGGCTTCGCGGTCGCGGAAGTGCAGGTGTATCGGCGCGGGCCGGCGCGTCTTGATGCGCGGCACTCGCGCGCGGTGGCAGCGGCGCGTGCGCCACTGGGCCTGCTGCTGTCGAGCGCGGAGGCGCTCGACAACGTGTTGGCGCAGCTGCCGGCCGGGGCGCTCGCGGCGCTCAGGCGCGCTCGGGTCGTCGCCAGCAGCGAGCGACTGCTCGCGCACGCACAGTCGCTCGGCTTCACCGACTGCGTGCTGGCCGCCGGGCCGCAGCCGCAGGCTCTGGTCGCGGCGCTGGCGGCCTCTGCCGGCGCCTGA
- a CDS encoding DUF393 domain-containing protein yields MPALTVWYDGACPLCRREIALMRRLDWRRRVAFIDLGDAPRDACPLDPAELLARLHAAEGERMHDGAAAFAALWRQLPLLWPLGQLARLPFVLALLERAYARFLRWRPRLQRWAGR; encoded by the coding sequence ATGCCCGCGCTCACCGTCTGGTACGACGGCGCCTGTCCGCTGTGTCGTCGCGAAATCGCCCTGATGCGCCGACTCGACTGGCGGCGGCGCGTGGCCTTTATCGACCTGGGCGACGCACCGCGCGATGCGTGTCCGCTGGATCCGGCCGAACTGCTGGCGCGCCTGCATGCGGCCGAAGGTGAGCGCATGCATGACGGTGCCGCGGCCTTCGCTGCGCTGTGGCGACAGCTGCCCCTGCTGTGGCCGCTGGGCCAGCTGGCGCGCCTGCCCTTCGTGCTCGCCCTGCTGGAGCGCGCCTACGCACGCTTCCTGCGCTGGCGCCCGCGCCTGCAGCGCTGGGCGGGCCGCTGA
- a CDS encoding response regulator, which translates to MSTARDTLPRLLLVDDEPLNLQVLRQVLNADYRLLFATDGGTAIDLALKEQPDLILLDVMMPGLSGLTVCARLKAEPATAHIPVIFVTALAEEQDETGGFAVGAVDYITKPISPPVVRARVRTHLSLVRAETLRQTRLQIVQRLGRAAEYKDNETGLHVIRMSHYARLIGEAIGYGDSEAEELLNAAPMHDVGKIGIPDAILRKPGKLDPAEWSEMQRHPLIGAEIIGSHAGGLLKRAHDIALGHHEKWDGSGYPFGKRAEEIPLDARIVAVADVFDALTSVRPYKPAWTVEQALGLLRDQAGAHFEPRLVEAFLDLQPRAREIMRRWAEPGSQGAG; encoded by the coding sequence ATGAGCACTGCGCGCGATACTTTGCCTCGCCTGCTGCTGGTCGACGATGAGCCGCTCAACCTGCAGGTGCTCCGGCAGGTGCTGAACGCCGACTACCGGCTGCTGTTCGCCACCGACGGTGGCACTGCGATCGACCTGGCGCTCAAAGAGCAGCCCGACCTGATCCTGCTCGACGTGATGATGCCGGGTCTGAGCGGCCTCACCGTCTGCGCCCGCCTCAAGGCCGAGCCGGCCACCGCGCACATCCCGGTGATCTTCGTCACCGCCCTGGCCGAAGAGCAGGACGAAACTGGCGGTTTCGCGGTCGGCGCGGTCGACTACATCACCAAGCCGATCAGCCCGCCGGTGGTGCGCGCGCGGGTGCGCACCCACCTCTCGCTGGTGCGTGCGGAAACCCTGCGCCAGACCCGGCTGCAGATCGTCCAGCGGCTCGGCCGCGCGGCCGAATACAAGGACAACGAGACCGGCCTGCACGTCATCCGCATGAGCCATTACGCGCGCCTGATCGGCGAGGCGATCGGCTATGGCGACAGCGAGGCCGAGGAGCTGCTCAACGCAGCTCCGATGCACGACGTCGGCAAGATCGGCATCCCCGATGCGATCCTGCGCAAACCCGGCAAGCTCGACCCGGCCGAGTGGTCGGAGATGCAGCGGCATCCGCTGATCGGCGCCGAGATCATCGGCAGCCACGCGGGTGGCTTGCTGAAGCGCGCCCACGACATCGCGCTGGGCCACCACGAGAAGTGGGACGGCAGCGGCTACCCCTTCGGAAAACGGGCTGAGGAGATTCCTCTGGACGCGCGCATCGTCGCGGTCGCCGACGTGTTCGATGCGCTGACCTCGGTGCGGCCGTACAAGCCTGCCTGGACGGTGGAGCAGGCGCTCGGCCTGCTGCGCGATCAAGCGGGCGCGCACTTCGAGCCGCGCCTGGTCGAGGCCTTTCTCGACCTGCAGCCGCGGGCCCGCGAGATCATGCGGCGCTGGGCCGAGCCCGGTTCGCAGGGCGCTGGCTGA
- a CDS encoding YiiD C-terminal domain-containing protein, with protein MSQAAPLIAEPDLQLGQELERVLLSMPPLRAMGCRVACVEPERLVLAAPLDANVNDKGSAFGGSLAGLMTVACWGLFSARLKQAGLIAEVYVQDSQLQYFVPVLEDIEAEARLADGEDLDAALRAMRSRRKARLKLVASVRLKDGREAARLEGRFVALAAVG; from the coding sequence ATGAGCCAAGCCGCACCGCTGATCGCCGAACCCGATCTCCAGCTGGGACAGGAGCTTGAACGCGTGCTGCTGTCGATGCCGCCTCTGCGCGCCATGGGCTGCCGCGTCGCCTGCGTCGAGCCGGAGCGCCTGGTGCTCGCCGCGCCACTGGACGCCAACGTCAACGACAAGGGCAGCGCTTTCGGCGGCAGCCTTGCCGGGCTGATGACCGTGGCCTGCTGGGGATTGTTCAGCGCGCGACTCAAGCAGGCCGGGCTGATCGCCGAGGTCTACGTGCAGGACAGCCAGCTGCAGTACTTCGTGCCGGTGCTTGAAGACATCGAAGCGGAAGCGCGCCTGGCCGATGGCGAGGATCTCGACGCCGCGCTGCGCGCCATGCGCAGCCGCCGCAAGGCGCGGCTCAAGCTGGTGGCCAGCGTGCGGCTGAAGGACGGCCGCGAGGCCGCACGTCTGGAGGGGCGGTTCGTGGCCCTGGCGGCGGTGGGTTAG
- a CDS encoding methylated-DNA--[protein]-cysteine S-methyltransferase, protein MTSLTRESLATPLGKLLVFSTPDGHLAVVDWLDTLDRLPATRRAALAAARAAPGESPAVAALRRYFEGDFQALEALTVDTPGSALQRLVWSALRAIPPGQTCSYAELAARIDRAGSARAVGAAVGANPLLLVLPCHRVVGARGALTGYAAGLERKRWLLEHEGLLPRLMHGASGRAMRVVR, encoded by the coding sequence ATGACTTCCCTGACGCGCGAAAGCCTCGCCACGCCGCTGGGCAAACTGCTGGTCTTCAGCACGCCTGATGGCCACCTCGCCGTGGTCGACTGGCTCGATACGCTCGATCGTCTCCCGGCGACACGGCGCGCGGCGCTGGCCGCGGCGCGCGCGGCGCCAGGGGAATCGCCTGCGGTGGCGGCACTGCGCCGCTACTTCGAGGGTGATTTCCAGGCGCTGGAAGCGCTGACGGTGGATACGCCAGGCAGCGCCCTGCAGCGGCTGGTGTGGAGCGCACTGCGCGCGATTCCGCCGGGCCAGACCTGCAGCTATGCCGAGCTCGCGGCGCGCATCGACCGCGCCGGCAGCGCGCGCGCAGTGGGCGCGGCGGTCGGCGCCAACCCGCTGCTGCTGGTCCTGCCCTGCCATCGCGTGGTCGGCGCGCGCGGCGCTCTCACCGGCTACGCCGCGGGGCTGGAGCGCAAGCGCTGGCTGCTGGAGCACGAGGGCCTGCTGCCGCGGCTGATGCACGGCGCGTCGGGGCGGGCGATGCGGGTGGTGAGGTAG
- a CDS encoding DNA photolyase FAD-binding protein: MPIDPPSALDLFPPTRAEGLRRLQAFLPRAGARYAAERNHDLGLEARGNVSMLSPYLRHRLLTEAEVVRAVLARHGHAAAEKFVQEVLWRTYWKGWLELRPEAWRRYRAELMRERAATAANAGRAHALAQAERGATGIEGFDDWARELVDTGYLHNHARMWFASIWIFTLRLPWTLGADFFARHLLDADAASNTLGWRWVAGLQTPGKTYAASADNIARYSGGRFRPQGLASVCEALTEPALPRAQALPQRAALDSATPFLLLIHGEDLDPHSLLPECLLTGGARARHVLIVERVGSAASDTSSAGSAWPWGEKAQAFVRGACIDLEARLVAEGQAVTRLSGLDPDTLATIAADVGAACVATAEAPVGPVADALDALASSLGARSLRLQRLRRDWDSRFWPRASRGFFAFREHIADELRALGMPGL, translated from the coding sequence ATGCCCATCGACCCGCCGTCCGCCCTCGACCTGTTCCCACCCACCCGCGCCGAAGGCCTGCGTCGGCTGCAGGCCTTCCTGCCGCGTGCCGGCGCGCGCTATGCCGCCGAGCGCAACCATGACCTGGGCCTGGAGGCGCGCGGCAATGTCTCGATGCTCTCGCCCTATCTGCGCCACCGCCTGCTCACCGAGGCCGAGGTGGTGCGCGCGGTGCTGGCGCGGCATGGCCATGCCGCAGCCGAGAAGTTCGTGCAGGAGGTGCTCTGGCGCACCTACTGGAAAGGCTGGCTTGAGCTGCGCCCCGAGGCCTGGCGCCGCTATCGCGCTGAACTCATGCGTGAGCGCGCGGCGACCGCCGCCAACGCCGGCCGGGCGCATGCGCTGGCCCAGGCCGAGCGTGGCGCCACCGGCATCGAGGGCTTCGACGACTGGGCGCGCGAACTCGTCGACACCGGCTACCTGCATAACCATGCGCGCATGTGGTTCGCCTCGATCTGGATCTTCACCCTGCGGCTGCCGTGGACGCTGGGCGCCGATTTTTTCGCGCGCCATCTGCTCGATGCGGATGCAGCCTCGAACACGCTGGGCTGGCGCTGGGTGGCCGGCCTGCAGACGCCCGGCAAGACCTATGCGGCCAGCGCCGACAACATCGCCCGCTACAGCGGTGGGCGCTTCCGACCGCAGGGGCTGGCGAGCGTGTGCGAGGCGCTGACCGAGCCGGCGCTGCCGCGCGCGCAGGCGCTGCCACAACGCGCGGCGCTCGATTCGGCCACGCCCTTCCTGCTGCTGATCCACGGCGAGGATCTCGACCCGCACAGCCTGCTGCCCGAGTGCCTGCTGACAGGGGGGGCGCGGGCGCGCCACGTGCTGATCGTGGAGCGGGTTGGCTCGGCCGCGTCCGATACCTCCAGTGCGGGCAGCGCCTGGCCCTGGGGCGAGAAGGCGCAGGCCTTCGTGCGTGGCGCCTGCATCGATCTGGAAGCGCGGCTGGTGGCCGAAGGCCAGGCGGTGACGCGGCTCTCCGGCCTCGATCCAGACACGCTGGCGACGATCGCCGCCGATGTCGGCGCAGCCTGCGTGGCGACGGCGGAGGCCCCGGTCGGACCGGTCGCCGATGCGCTGGATGCCCTCGCGTCTTCGCTGGGCGCGCGCAGCCTGCGTCTGCAGCGCCTGCGCCGCGACTGGGACAGCCGCTTCTGGCCGCGCGCCAGCCGCGGCTTCTTCGCTTTCCGCGAGCACATCGCCGACGAGCTGCGCGCGCTCGGGATGCCTGGCCTGTGA